A region of Candidatus Paceibacterota bacterium DNA encodes the following proteins:
- the yihA gene encoding ribosome biogenesis GTP-binding protein YihA/YsxC, which translates to MTKNTLSVTQALTFYKVSAWVYYTKMKITSAEFKKGIRGTDKILGELRLQIPFIGRSNVGKSSLMNFVLNRKNLVKSGKTPGKTLEINFFLVNKEFYFVDLPGYGYAKKSVEMRNQLGRMIQWYLFDVEVFERKIVLVLDAKAGPSDMDMEMLRLLREHNRDLVVVANKIDLLNQKERSKKLKAISNLMPGIEIIPCSAKTKEGREEILKALSE; encoded by the coding sequence ATGACAAAAAACACGCTTTCGGTTACCCAGGCACTCACTTTTTACAAAGTGAGTGCCTGGGTGTACTATACAAAAATGAAAATTACGAGTGCAGAGTTTAAAAAAGGCATTCGGGGGACTGATAAGATCCTCGGGGAACTCCGGCTTCAAATCCCCTTCATAGGCCGTTCGAACGTGGGAAAGTCGAGCCTTATGAATTTTGTCCTGAATCGGAAAAATCTCGTAAAATCCGGAAAAACGCCCGGTAAAACGCTCGAGATCAATTTTTTCCTCGTTAATAAAGAATTTTACTTTGTAGACTTGCCCGGCTACGGCTATGCAAAAAAGTCCGTCGAAATGCGAAACCAACTGGGAAGAATGATCCAGTGGTATCTTTTTGATGTCGAAGTATTCGAAAGAAAAATAGTGCTTGTCCTGGATGCCAAAGCCGGTCCAAGCGATATGGACATGGAAATGCTCCGGCTTCTACGTGAACACAATCGCGATCTTGTCGTAGTCGCCAATAAAATTGATCTCTTAAACCAAAAAGAGCGAAGTAAGAAACTAAAAGCTATTTCGAACCTAATGCCTGGAATTGAGATAATTCCCTGTTCTGCAAAAACAAAAGAAGGGCGCGAGGAGATTTTAAAAGCGCTTTCCGAGTAG
- a CDS encoding D-alanyl-D-alanine carboxypeptidase family protein — MNKFLSKLGQKIKRNWVLLAILLILLGGIGYGGFRFSKLNDQKIALEEKVKGLEVELKDTQETLSQIKGEKEDLSTTLSGVKKENKAYSEKVEDLSGTVDKLSGTVEVLHKVIETDPQLLIKYSKVYFLNDNYIPTGLATITSKYIFNKEYPLQIHDKVQPFLEDMLKDANADKMPLLVASGYRSFQVQSQIKSRYAVIYGAGTANSFSADQGYSEHQLGTTVDLTIPSIGGGLTGFETTQSYQWLLKNAYKYGFILSYPPNNKYYIYEPWHWRFVGLDLALRLHDEGKHFYDLDQRDINHYLLYIFNTKLTPDAGTTVQ; from the coding sequence GTGAACAAATTTCTTTCTAAATTAGGGCAAAAAATAAAGCGAAATTGGGTTTTGCTCGCTATTCTTTTGATTTTACTTGGCGGAATCGGTTATGGCGGATTTCGTTTTTCCAAACTCAATGATCAGAAAATCGCCCTTGAGGAGAAAGTAAAAGGACTTGAAGTTGAACTCAAAGATACGCAGGAAACTCTCTCGCAAATTAAAGGTGAAAAAGAGGATTTGTCGACCACGCTAAGCGGAGTAAAAAAAGAAAATAAAGCCTATTCGGAAAAGGTGGAAGATCTCTCCGGCACGGTAGATAAATTGAGTGGGACAGTTGAAGTACTTCATAAAGTTATCGAGACTGACCCCCAGCTCCTTATTAAATATTCAAAAGTATATTTTCTGAATGATAACTATATACCAACTGGGCTCGCGACTATTACGTCGAAATATATTTTTAATAAAGAGTATCCGCTTCAGATTCACGATAAAGTTCAGCCTTTTTTGGAGGATATGCTGAAAGACGCGAATGCGGATAAAATGCCGCTTTTAGTTGCGTCCGGGTATCGTTCATTTCAAGTGCAATCACAGATAAAATCGAGATATGCGGTTATCTATGGAGCGGGGACTGCGAATTCATTTTCTGCTGATCAGGGATATTCAGAACATCAGCTCGGCACTACGGTGGACCTCACCATTCCGAGCATAGGAGGCGGACTTACTGGATTCGAAACGACGCAATCGTATCAGTGGCTTCTCAAAAATGCTTATAAATACGGCTTTATCCTCTCCTATCCGCCAAATAATAAATATTACATATACGAACCATGGCATTGGAGATTTGTCGGATTAGATCTAGCACTTCGTCTTCATGACGAAGGAAAACATTTCTATGATCTAGACCAGCGAGATATCAACCACTA